One Proteinivorax tanatarense DNA segment encodes these proteins:
- the ftsX gene encoding permease-like cell division protein FtsX, translating into MNRYAFKNCIRQSILSLARNSWLAVITSGLIAISLAILGGFLLVTTNVNQFIYDVESNVEIGVFLHEGVNSTEVEEKLDNLDGVVSYQFVSKEEGLSDFAQSMGDPSLLRDLEGENNPLPNLIRVRVAEPEQVASVAEEIQAYPQVEMVDYGEELVAGLMQITSRLNFIFLILGISIAVGAVFLVVNIIRLSVVARQDEVSVMKYLGASNGYIRFPFLLEGMVMGWIGTLVAITVLGILYGQLVSSLGQDSLILLFQPVTDMGRIIPIFAGIMVVGTLMSGFGSFISIRKYLRV; encoded by the coding sequence ATGAATAGATATGCCTTTAAAAACTGTATTCGTCAAAGTATTTTATCGCTGGCTAGGAATTCATGGTTAGCTGTAATTACTTCCGGTTTAATAGCTATATCACTTGCAATTTTAGGTGGTTTTTTACTGGTAACCACCAATGTAAATCAGTTTATATATGATGTGGAATCAAATGTGGAAATTGGTGTTTTTTTGCATGAGGGTGTTAACTCAACAGAGGTTGAAGAGAAGCTCGACAACTTAGATGGGGTGGTAAGCTACCAATTTGTATCCAAAGAGGAGGGACTATCTGATTTTGCCCAATCAATGGGAGATCCATCGTTACTCCGAGATTTAGAGGGAGAAAATAATCCATTACCTAACCTTATTCGGGTTCGGGTGGCAGAACCGGAACAGGTTGCTTCAGTAGCAGAGGAAATTCAGGCATATCCCCAGGTGGAGATGGTCGATTATGGAGAGGAGCTGGTAGCGGGGTTAATGCAGATTACCAGTCGCCTTAACTTTATTTTTTTGATATTGGGTATTTCTATTGCTGTAGGTGCGGTATTTTTAGTTGTTAATATTATTAGACTTTCTGTTGTGGCAAGACAGGACGAGGTAAGTGTAATGAAGTACCTTGGTGCTAGTAATGGATATATCCGTTTTCCTTTTCTTTTAGAAGGGATGGTTATGGGATGGATTGGTACACTAGTGGCTATAACTGTATTAGGCATTTTATATGGCCAATTAGTTTCATCTCTCGGCCAAGATTCTCTGATATTACTTTTCCAACCTGTAACTGATATGGGGAGGATAATTCCTATATTTGCAGGTATAATGGTAGTAGGAACATTGATGAGTGGTTTTGGAAGCTTCATCTCCATTCGCAAATATTTGCGAGTGTAA
- a CDS encoding S9 family peptidase produces MKRNIKAEDFYRLKSISNMDIAKDDSKVVFVEEKLNKEKDKKFSNIFITNLCNERTSQLTFSGKDRSPTFSPDGSKIAFISTRDKKSQVWILPLDGGEAWPIKTKESVNGPLIWTQDGKRILYTADVFSNHREKWTPYPGAPKYDSERLMTIADKSHCDKKEDKKKKENAVKVITRFSYKRDGLGYFGDTRSQVFITDVPEFYEPDAEDKGEQITYGDFDHNGPTLSPCGNYIIVSARRTEQADLEQKTDLWLWSLDKKEGYKIYDAPGPTYSPSWSPCGSYVGFSGHDNKEGASTSAHLWVINVKKFITELKQGNPTPITCNKAQNVMSQLDRMAVGAKGWQNDKLIFQMLDRGAGAIYGVTPFKEPSPIIADRKKSISNLKVGKDKLIYSYTTPTKPTELYVYNGEEKQFTNFNTEFSSEIDIGKWEEFTYKSYDNTDINGWIIYPPKFNKEKKYPMALLIHGGPHGAYGPSFMFLGQTLAAQGYVILYTNPRGSESYGQQFACVIDKNWGEKDYADVMAGVDALLKRGFIDKEKMVAHGWSYGGYLACWISTQTDRFKAICAGASVTNMLSGYGTSDITLADEYEYGGTPWEDYDHLIKHSPIGHVKNVSTPVMLMHGENDLRVSVAQTEEFYIALKRLGKEAIMIRYPDEFHGPTKPIHRLDILERLISWFNYYCEN; encoded by the coding sequence TTGAAAAGAAATATTAAAGCAGAAGATTTTTATCGTTTGAAAAGTATTTCAAACATGGATATTGCCAAAGATGATAGTAAAGTGGTATTTGTTGAGGAAAAGCTAAATAAGGAAAAAGACAAAAAATTTTCAAACATATTTATAACCAACTTATGTAACGAACGAACTAGCCAATTAACTTTTTCAGGTAAAGATAGAAGTCCTACCTTTTCACCTGACGGTAGCAAAATAGCCTTTATTTCTACTAGGGATAAAAAAAGCCAGGTATGGATTTTGCCTTTAGATGGTGGAGAGGCTTGGCCGATAAAAACAAAGGAGTCAGTTAACGGGCCTCTTATTTGGACACAAGATGGCAAAAGAATTCTTTACACAGCTGATGTTTTCAGTAACCATAGAGAAAAGTGGACTCCATATCCGGGGGCGCCTAAGTATGATAGCGAACGCTTAATGACTATAGCAGATAAATCTCATTGTGATAAAAAGGAAGATAAAAAGAAAAAAGAAAATGCTGTTAAGGTTATAACAAGGTTTAGCTATAAAAGAGATGGGTTAGGTTATTTTGGTGATACGAGATCTCAGGTTTTTATAACAGATGTACCTGAATTTTATGAACCTGATGCAGAGGATAAAGGTGAACAAATAACATATGGTGATTTTGATCATAATGGACCTACCCTATCACCATGTGGCAACTATATAATTGTTAGTGCAAGAAGAACGGAACAAGCAGACCTTGAGCAAAAAACTGATTTATGGTTGTGGAGCCTAGATAAAAAAGAAGGATATAAAATTTATGATGCTCCTGGCCCTACCTACAGTCCTTCATGGTCTCCATGTGGTAGCTATGTTGGTTTTTCAGGGCATGATAACAAAGAAGGTGCATCCACCTCTGCCCATTTATGGGTTATTAATGTAAAAAAATTCATAACTGAACTAAAGCAAGGTAATCCTACACCAATTACTTGTAATAAAGCACAGAATGTAATGTCACAGCTAGACAGGATGGCAGTTGGGGCTAAAGGATGGCAGAATGACAAGTTGATTTTTCAAATGTTAGATAGAGGCGCAGGAGCTATTTATGGAGTTACTCCATTTAAAGAACCTAGCCCTATCATAGCTGACAGGAAAAAGTCTATTTCAAACCTAAAAGTGGGAAAAGATAAACTTATTTATAGTTATACTACCCCTACAAAACCAACTGAACTATATGTCTATAATGGAGAAGAAAAGCAATTTACTAATTTTAATACAGAGTTTTCATCGGAGATTGATATAGGAAAGTGGGAAGAATTTACTTATAAGAGTTATGATAACACTGACATAAATGGTTGGATTATTTATCCCCCTAAATTTAACAAAGAAAAAAAATATCCCATGGCACTACTTATCCATGGAGGACCTCATGGAGCTTACGGTCCTTCATTTATGTTTTTGGGTCAAACTTTGGCTGCTCAAGGTTATGTAATACTTTATACTAACCCAAGGGGGAGCGAAAGTTACGGTCAGCAGTTTGCATGTGTAATTGATAAAAACTGGGGAGAAAAAGACTATGCTGATGTTATGGCAGGTGTGGATGCTTTACTAAAAAGAGGATTTATAGATAAAGAAAAAATGGTAGCACACGGGTGGTCATACGGTGGGTATTTGGCATGTTGGATTTCCACACAAACTGATAGATTTAAAGCTATATGTGCAGGGGCCAGTGTCACCAACATGCTCAGCGGATATGGCACTTCAGACATTACACTAGCAGATGAATATGAGTATGGTGGAACCCCATGGGAGGATTATGATCACTTAATTAAGCATTCTCCAATAGGGCATGTAAAAAATGTTTCAACACCGGTAATGCTAATGCATGGAGAAAATGATCTTAGAGTGTCTGTGGCTCAAACAGAGGAATTTTATATTGCTTTAAAGAGGCTGGGAAAAGAAGCTATTATGATTAGATATCCAGATGAGTTCCACGGACCCACAAAACCAATTCATAGGCTAGACATTTTAGAGCGTTTAATTAGCTGGTTTAACTACTATTGCGAAAATTAA
- a CDS encoding alpha/beta fold hydrolase produces MEGYIYNTPQGENVIKKIYDKQVKDLAVEYDDVFINTRFGKTHILRAGNADGKPILFFHDSGSNTAISLLKYRELLNDYMIYAVDTIGQPGKSEQRVLSTKNQEYGQWASDIICSLGFDQMICMGESFGGGILLKLMSVAPEKVSKGILFVPAGFVSTSKVNFIKKVSLRLYGITGAEKLLEKALAPFLGDNGLVDKRIIEMTKVNLEHVKNNIIFTRFNKIQKDEISGEKTSFLIFTGGKDEIFSGKKLAKRAKKMLPNAEVHLLKDSSHFIFANEDRKRYIRQRIDSFIKKQKTRSVLKSG; encoded by the coding sequence GTGGAGGGATATATTTATAACACACCACAGGGAGAAAATGTTATAAAAAAAATTTATGATAAACAGGTAAAAGACCTTGCAGTCGAATACGATGATGTTTTTATAAATACAAGATTTGGCAAAACCCATATACTTAGGGCGGGTAATGCTGACGGTAAACCGATATTGTTTTTTCATGACAGCGGAAGTAATACAGCGATTTCCCTTTTGAAATATAGAGAGTTATTAAATGACTATATGATATATGCAGTTGATACCATAGGGCAACCGGGGAAAAGTGAGCAAAGGGTTTTATCTACCAAAAATCAAGAGTATGGCCAGTGGGCTTCTGATATTATTTGCTCTCTGGGGTTTGACCAAATGATTTGTATGGGGGAGTCCTTTGGAGGGGGGATTTTGTTGAAGCTAATGAGTGTGGCACCAGAAAAAGTATCCAAAGGGATTCTATTTGTGCCAGCGGGGTTTGTTAGCACATCAAAAGTAAATTTTATAAAAAAAGTGTCCCTGAGGTTATATGGTATTACTGGGGCTGAAAAGTTGTTAGAAAAGGCATTAGCTCCTTTTTTAGGAGACAATGGGTTAGTGGATAAACGAATTATAGAGATGACTAAAGTAAATTTAGAACATGTTAAAAATAATATAATTTTTACTAGGTTTAACAAGATACAAAAAGATGAAATAAGCGGTGAAAAGACCTCTTTTTTAATTTTTACTGGTGGGAAAGATGAAATATTCTCTGGTAAGAAATTAGCTAAAAGAGCCAAAAAAATGCTGCCTAATGCTGAAGTTCATCTTCTGAAGGATAGCTCCCATTTTATTTTTGCTAACGAAGATAGAAAACGGTATATAAGACAAAGAATAGATAGCTTTATAAAGAAGCAAAAAACTAGGAGTGTATTAAAGTCTGGGTAG
- a CDS encoding MYG1 family protein produces MIKISAKSFKKIGTHDGRFHADEMMATAILQQIFQVEIIRTRNPDVLDKLDIVYDVGGGKFDHHGVEKELRDDKIPYAASGLIWREFGERVVELFDSSLSKEDIKEVYQHVDKILIKGIDALDNGLRPEQNDYFSTMSITTILSGFNPPWYIKGKEEERFNQGVLFSKQILNNVILQKVGVIKARGPVKEAYDKRKNPEILILDVNCPWQEAILELDKKEEVKITIFPDLNKYALQTVKGKDRKDRIKLPKEWGGKEEAELAQLTNVEDAVFCHSGLFFAAAKSLNGTVALAKAALES; encoded by the coding sequence GTGATTAAAATTAGCGCAAAGTCATTTAAAAAAATAGGAACTCATGATGGGCGCTTTCATGCTGATGAAATGATGGCAACTGCAATATTGCAACAGATTTTTCAAGTTGAAATAATAAGAACTAGAAACCCAGATGTTTTGGATAAGTTGGATATTGTTTATGATGTAGGAGGAGGAAAGTTTGATCATCATGGAGTGGAAAAAGAATTAAGAGATGACAAAATTCCTTATGCTGCAAGTGGTCTTATATGGAGAGAATTTGGTGAAAGAGTAGTTGAGTTATTTGATAGCTCTTTATCTAAAGAAGATATAAAAGAGGTCTATCAACATGTGGATAAAATATTAATCAAAGGGATAGATGCGCTGGATAATGGTTTGCGTCCAGAGCAAAATGATTATTTTTCAACAATGAGTATCACAACAATTTTATCAGGATTTAACCCTCCTTGGTATATTAAGGGAAAAGAAGAAGAAAGGTTTAATCAAGGTGTTTTGTTCTCAAAACAAATATTAAATAATGTTATTTTGCAAAAAGTAGGGGTAATTAAAGCAAGGGGTCCTGTAAAAGAAGCTTATGATAAACGTAAAAATCCAGAGATATTAATTCTAGATGTAAATTGTCCTTGGCAAGAAGCCATTTTAGAGTTGGACAAAAAAGAGGAAGTAAAAATAACCATTTTTCCAGATTTGAATAAGTATGCTTTGCAAACCGTAAAAGGAAAAGATAGAAAAGATAGAATAAAACTGCCAAAGGAATGGGGCGGCAAGGAAGAGGCTGAATTAGCTCAGTTGACGAACGTAGAAGATGCTGTTTTTTGTCATAGTGGGCTTTTTTTTGCAGCAGCAAAATCTTTAAACGGAACAGTAGCTCTAGCAAAGGCTGCTTTGGAAAGTTAA
- a CDS encoding DUF3048 domain-containing protein, which yields MRRFIATLTLTVILFFSFAQGFNDIAYGTTEGTEKEQGLDDIKEEIAEFEETIEILNRDIENRLKRLEELDRELATTETELKETQAELDRSQKRLDENTEKFGGRVRSAYMSGGASYLEILLEADNFGDLIIRWAYLQRILSRDAELITVIREEQENIENQQLAIEEQLEKIEDRRFQMEAEQKNLEEQKNTVNTLLELSRENLEEELAQLQQTESNPVYGVVFDNHPNARPQHGLSQASLVYEYEVEGRATRYLALFSALPNKVGPIRSAREHSTKLAWENNIHYIYSGASRDNLARIDEWGVNGTNALGHPSFYRDSSKHAPHNLYVNLSTLNRAPSSSGSVVRPGNLSRQGRSANSVSIEYSPTYRVSYQYDAKERAYKRMINGSTHRDATGSQIWARNIIVQYTEHPTDFRRRTTPQVVGQGKIDYYAMGQHFTGTWRKDSPNSPTRFYYEDGQEIERVYGATWIQIARPK from the coding sequence ATGCGACGTTTTATAGCTACCTTAACACTTACTGTGATACTGTTTTTTTCTTTTGCTCAAGGGTTTAATGATATTGCTTATGGAACTACAGAAGGAACGGAAAAGGAGCAAGGCCTTGACGATATCAAAGAAGAAATTGCTGAATTTGAAGAAACAATTGAAATCCTTAATAGGGATATAGAAAATAGATTAAAGAGACTAGAAGAATTAGACCGTGAATTAGCAACCACAGAAACAGAGTTAAAAGAGACTCAGGCTGAACTTGATAGATCTCAGAAGCGACTGGATGAAAACACAGAAAAATTTGGCGGTCGGGTTAGAAGTGCTTATATGAGCGGGGGGGCTTCTTACCTAGAAATATTATTAGAAGCTGATAATTTTGGGGACTTAATTATCCGATGGGCTTATTTACAGCGAATTTTATCCAGGGATGCTGAGTTAATTACCGTAATACGGGAAGAACAAGAAAACATAGAAAATCAACAACTAGCGATAGAAGAACAACTAGAAAAGATAGAGGATCGCCGCTTTCAGATGGAGGCTGAGCAGAAAAACTTAGAGGAGCAAAAAAATACAGTAAATACTCTTTTGGAGCTTTCTCGAGAAAATTTAGAAGAAGAGTTGGCTCAGCTTCAACAAACAGAGAGCAACCCTGTCTATGGTGTTGTTTTTGATAATCATCCCAACGCTAGGCCTCAACATGGATTATCTCAAGCTAGCTTAGTTTATGAGTATGAGGTAGAAGGAAGAGCAACACGCTACTTAGCTCTTTTCTCTGCTCTCCCTAACAAAGTTGGACCTATTCGCAGTGCCAGAGAGCACAGCACCAAGTTAGCTTGGGAGAATAACATTCACTATATTTATTCAGGTGCCAGTAGAGATAATTTAGCTAGAATAGATGAGTGGGGGGTAAACGGCACAAATGCCCTAGGGCATCCTTCTTTTTACCGAGATTCCTCAAAGCATGCTCCTCACAACTTATATGTTAACTTATCTACGTTAAATAGGGCTCCATCATCTTCAGGCTCGGTAGTACGCCCAGGAAACCTTAGTAGACAGGGTAGGAGTGCAAACTCAGTATCCATTGAGTATAGCCCCACATACCGCGTTTCATATCAATATGATGCCAAAGAAAGAGCTTATAAAAGGATGATTAACGGCAGCACTCACCGAGACGCTACCGGAAGTCAAATTTGGGCGAGAAATATTATTGTTCAGTATACCGAACATCCCACAGATTTTCGGCGTCGTACCACACCACAAGTGGTGGGACAAGGGAAAATAGACTACTACGCTATGGGGCAACACTTTACAGGAACATGGAGAAAGGACAGTCCTAATTCTCCAACACGATTTTATTATGAGGATGGTCAAGAGATTGAAAGAGTTTATGGTGCAACTTGGATTCAAATTGCAAGGCCTAAATAA
- a CDS encoding DMT family transporter, protein MLGIIYSILAGVFISVQSAFNANVSAKIGGAETTAIVHGVGFLASLILVFFLKGGDITKIGDVNKIYLLGGVLGVGIVFSAMKGVSLLGAAFSISILLVAQLLVAVAIDTFGLFGMEKIPLSFNKPVGLLIMIAGVLVFQSK, encoded by the coding sequence ATGTTAGGAATCATTTATTCGATTTTAGCGGGGGTTTTTATTAGTGTGCAAAGTGCTTTTAATGCTAATGTCAGTGCAAAAATTGGCGGTGCTGAAACAACAGCTATTGTGCATGGAGTAGGTTTTTTGGCATCTTTAATATTAGTATTTTTTCTAAAAGGTGGAGACATTACTAAAATAGGTGATGTAAATAAAATTTACTTACTGGGAGGTGTTTTAGGAGTTGGAATTGTTTTTAGTGCGATGAAAGGAGTTTCTCTTTTAGGTGCAGCTTTTTCGATTTCAATTCTGTTGGTTGCTCAATTACTGGTGGCAGTAGCGATAGACACCTTTGGACTGTTTGGCATGGAAAAGATCCCATTGTCTTTTAATAAACCAGTAGGGTTACTTATAATGATAGCAGGGGTGTTAGTTTTTCAATCTAAATAG